From Epinephelus fuscoguttatus linkage group LG17, E.fuscoguttatus.final_Chr_v1:
GACTCCTGCCCCTGTGATGCACCACCGAGCACCACAGGAAGTCATTGCTGCCTTTGGCCAGCAAACTTTTCAACTGTTATCCTCCTCAGTATCCTAATTCAGTCTTACTTACACTACTTTTGCATGTGTACTTTATATTGCACACATTGCACATATTTCTTACTCTTGTTTTCTATTCATACATAAATTGTTCGTACACTGTAGCataatacacatatttttttatttctaaaaactTAATATGCTAGTTTTACACCCCTAACTTATCGAACACCGCTGCTTGATCGGTGGCCTTACACGCCAGACTATGAAGCACGAGGTACACCTCCTGCTTCAGTTTTTGACGCACAGggactgtcactgtcactgtcactgtcaagtttgtttgacccacccgTCTCCCCTCTCACCCACCCCATGTGGACTATCTTGCTTTATACTACTGTAGTGTCACAAAATGTTGTGGCTTATACTGCCGCTAAAGGTGCCCTGTTCCGTCAGTATCTGATGCTAAGGGCCACTGACTGAGCATTAATGTTTGTTGAGCTACTGAAACCGGGTGACGATGCCTATATTTTTCAATACCTTACATACTAGTATTAAACACTGAAGCATGTAGCATGTAAATGTAGCACAATTCCCCCAGAGGAtcagtaaagtatttctgatgTCTGATATCACTCACAGTCgttctctctccttctgtctgctGTTGGCTTTCTAATAAAGGCATAAAAGGCACCAAAACGTAGTCTTGGCTGATCAAAACTATGATTTAATGTAATGATATTTTCTCGGAGATACGCACAGAAAACACCCTCTCTGGGTATCCCTTTGCTCGCATGTTAGTGTCATGGACTAGCTTCAGAATCATCCAGCCTTCGTCATGTTTGCCGTTCTgtttgagaaaacaaaaagtgaacATCATCAACATTTGTTTACTCAAGACATTTCACATATGACTTTGGGTATTATGTTCATACTAACTCAAACATGAGTAAAATTAATACTGTCAGACTGTCAACAAGAGCATCTGCTAACCTCTAAGTAGAAGCGTGGGCTCTCTGGCATGGCACTGAGGGCAGCGATGGCGGCAACAGAAGGAAATGCGcacactaacacaaacacacgccaGCTATGGAACTGATACGCCGAGCCCATCTGGAAGCTCCATCCTGAGGGGATACataaaacaaaccaacacaAAGAAATGAGCTTTTGCCCTACAAATGTGAGTCTGTCAATAACAGAAAAGGTCATGCAATCAATCTTTATCAAACACAGGCTggaatatatttaatttaacatgACACTGCATGAACCATGCTCTTATTTTCCCCCCCTCAAGCGAAGCGGCTGAAGTCAGAGGTCAGCCGCAGTGCAGAAATCACATAAGCTTAAACCTGCAAGATATTATCAACAAGTACTGAAGCTGTtgctgcaaaatgtcaaaatctgAAGGTACAGTTGGACAAGCTTGTTCACTTCGCGGTGGAGAATTAGATGAGAAGATACCACTCTGACGTTTGTCTGTTAAATACAAAGCAACAGTCAGCAGACAGTTATCTTATCTTTAAgactttaaatattattttgggTTAACCCCTTAAATTCCAAACTACTGTTTTAAGCATGAATTAAAATAAGGACAACACAACCTCCTTAATTCAGGGATAGGGGACTGTACTCACCATAATGTGGGATGATACCCCAGGCCATGGCAGATGCGTAAATACCCCCAATCATCCAGAACATGCAGAGCCAACTGAGGTGCTCACCACGCTTCTCTTGGGACAGAAATTCAGAGTAGTAGGAAAACACGATGGGAATCGAGCCACCAATCCTGCAAAGACCAGAAACCAACTGAGTCAAACTGTCTCTCTGTTAAAGCACATATAGCTTAACCTGTTCAGAACCCAATTATGATCCAAACACAAAAAGATTAGGATACTTTATTaggtgttatttttttctttccattccAGTGGACGGCGAATCTGAACGCAGAAATCACCTTATagtaaaaatgacattaaatgaCCCTAATagaacagtttatttatttttcatcaacGGTTAACTAATACCAGTGAATAAAGTTATGCTTTAAATCACATTGCATATATTTTTTCTGTATTGTATTTGTCATCATGACTCAAAATATCCTAAGTTTCTGAAATTATCTCCAAAAAACACTATACTGAAAACCCTCTGAGATGAATATTCTGTGAACAACATTAGAAATCAAATTAGAACATTATCTCCCCTGCTCTTCTTTAGCAGTGACATTCAGATCCAGCTGTCATTCCAGTGGATGGGTATCTTTTAAAAGATCTTAATAAAAGCTGAGAATCTGTCATATGATGTATGATGTagcgtaaaacttcaattaatagctaTTATTTGCtcaaatcactgaactcaacaggcctgtATTTAGCACTCGAGGATTACGGCACCTGGAATACTgacacaacttggattaatttccATGAAAAACCCTTTAGATTCTTttgaggacccttacggaccAAAGGAATACGAATAACTTgcagggtaatcaaggaatgagCACATCATTTAAGATAGCCAACAACCAAgttttatacatccgaagaaTTTCTATAAAAGAAACGAGccgcttggcaaccagaccaggcctctaattgagacaggcctttatttgtcaaaatgtgtagctacaccaggctagtaaaaggaaCTGGGCATTTAACTGGGACTTaccttttaatttaagttttatggtACTTAAGCAATATATcatggtgcgttcgttttgtactcggaggtcggaagTAGGAAGTGGGAACGACGTCACCTCCGGGTTGACAAGAGTTTTTGCATTCTACTTGACAACGGTGGACAagtcggaaaaaaacatggacgcccgcaagaaagcctttgttgccctttcggagtatagacagcttcaaaaccaccatgcactccaactgatgaacgccgcagatgaggctgacctaatgtaaaacaaataagcagagtgtttactcactatgtatgtgaccggcagccatcttgaattcatAAGTCGGGGTTGATGCAGTTGCTCTGAGTTTCCAAGTTGGAAATCCAATCTCAGAGTGCGTTCGAGTTTAAATTCCcactgggaactgggaatttccgacctcCAAGTACAAAACGAACGTACCCTTAATAGACTGAAACATGCCTTGCACTTCCTGTTTGCCATGCTTGTCGAAAAATGGGGCACGCTCTGCTGCAGTCGACTTTAGATGATGtggaacactgtgattggcttacAGACATCCAATCAAATAGGTCTGTGCATTTGGGTGGAGTCAGGTGACAGTAATCATAGATCTAAGCATCctagaaaagtgttttgttCCAAGAAATAAAAGGTAAGTTTATCTATATCTTATTAAATATTCTGAAACACCACATGAACTGTACGTATGGCATGGTATGTTCTTTAAATTGCTGATACACTTTGTCAGCCACTGTTTACTTTGAATCACTGCACGGTGGATTATTTGCTTTCATTAGTCCATCACATTAGTGCAGAACTAACTCATAAAGCTCTGTGGGAAAGTGATTAATCTTTACAACAAATGGAAATGATTTTAGTACCTCGATTTGTTTCTTCACTAAATAAGAGAAACTGCTGCTTTTAATAATGGGAAGACTCCATTAAAATTGGTGTGCTTCATCAATTATAAAAAGCTGTGGTGGTTCTCCCTCAATAAACAGAAGGGTGCAGCATtgtatgttgtttatttataagGCTCTACTGCATAATCAGCGCAGTTACTTCTGCTCTCTggttacatttacagtaaatataaCGTCAGGTcagagacattttaacatgagctGTACTGAACCTGGACTAAGTGGGGTCACATACAAAGCTGCATACAGATGGACTCCCGCATTAAATTCTCTTATTCACAATCACACTTGTAAATGCTTCTCTTAATTATGAAAATGCTTTTCTTTATtatgataatgtgtgtgtgaattattTGTGCGTCCGTCTATGCTTAAATTGCATATGTTTATTTGTACACTCTTGGAAAAGAGATCCAAATCACAACAAGATTTTTAAATAAAGGACTGAATCAAATAAATGAACACGTCGGctaaaaaaatgtgatatatgtTCTTAAAATTGCTCATTTATTCGTAGTTAATCATTTTAGCTTGTGTGTTAGCTTTTATATTGAATAAAGAGAAGACTACACTAAGAGAATTAATCATTTCTCTAGAGATATACCTTATTGAAATGTATTATTTGATAAATCTTGTCgatttaatattaataatattgtcgatttaatattaataatattaatatttattattattaatattatcatgttgatattaaaacacatttttgtgtgaTTCCTCTGCTGCTACTGGATTGTACTGTACTGGATTGTGTTGCCTGTAAACCTAAATTATATCCTGTGTAACAGTGAAGTGGCTgggatatatataaatatatatggtgTGTTTCAATTTACCCAACACCTGAGAGGAGTCGGCAAAACAGAAAGGTGCTGTAGCCCTGGacgaaggaggagaagaaggagaagataCTATTGAttgagagagagatgagaagaGACTGGCGGCGGCCTATCCGGTCAGCCAGAGCCCCCCAGAGGAAAGCCCCAACCATCATCCCAAAATATACAATCAGACCTGTGGAGAGAGCAAAGGAAATGAAACTATTACAGCAACAGATGCATGTCTATCCTGTCTCATTTATAACTGCCTCTAGACTCCTGCTGTTAGATTATGGGCTTTTCAGGTTTATGTTTACTCTGCTGACAGCTGGCCTCTCAAGACAAACAGAagttcaaacacaaacagcaataaaactCTACTTGTCATAAAAGATAAGGTATTAATCTTTAATTTTCTtgctgtcaacaaatcccatgaaaacataaaaccaATAAGTCAGTCTCTAAAGCCCAAGCCCATTTTCTACTAAGAACACAAGGTTATTCAAACAGGAGtgaattgtgtgtttgttgaggTATTGTCAGCTGTGAATTAATAAACATTTGGTGCTCTACTTAGTATTCCTGACAGCAGGACAGTGTATAATAGccttttttccaccaaaattagtgcGTGTGCACAGGAAAAGCTGTTAAAAATCAGGGGGAAAACTCCTTTTCCactgccagtagaccagagctgcctctgtgtttttgtgtttgttttttctggtgtgtcatgtttgaCGCCATGGACAGGCTGGGAAACAGGTTAGGTAAGTCAGTTCTGTATTAACAATGCATTCTTGGACTCTTGCACCACCTAGGGTGTGACATTGTACAGCAACCACGGTTATTATCCACAGTTGTAACCTGTTTTTGTCATTGTATGTATTGTATTTATTGGATCACACCTTATTTGAACCTTACTGTTTTCTAGTTTCtatgtattgtattttatatttgctATACAtttgcttttcctgctgttatTTTAGTCATTTAGTCTTAGCAATCTCCctctggataaataaagttctatcttattttatcttaatacggtagaaagcagcatggaggcctgtgTTACTTCTTTTTTGTATATATGTTACTTTATCATTCTCTCTCTTAAACTCTGTCGCCTAGATTTTGAACGATGTACAATCAGAGTTGGAGCCAATAAaaacctgtgactactgcagagtcatttgtcccgcGAGTGAATGTCAAGCCTGGTGTGAGTGGGTGTTGGTGGGTTTTTTGTCCCGTGAGAAAGGGGCTAAAGATTGACTCAGAGTGCCCACGTTCATTGTAATGAGAGAACACGTCGCCCTgcagtgtgactgtgtggctcattgatgtatttttaatgagTTTTTGGACGCTGAAGCTCTATAGCTCAGGGGAATTAGATACGTCAGGCTTTGGATTCACAACAAATACTTGTTAGTTGGATCAATTCATTGGGGGGGGGTTAAGAAAAATATGGACAGCCTTATCCTTTAAGCAACATAAATATGTGCCAAAGCCAAACCAGAAGCTGTACAGCAGAAGGAGACACAGTCACCTGTAAAGGAGTCTTACCTAGCATGCTCTTGTTAGGTTCAGACAGGCACATATCCTTCTCAGCGCTGGGCAGAACAAACCCGACCACGAAGATCTCCACACCATCTGCCATGAGAGCCAGGCCCAGCACAAAGTACAGGGTCCACTGGAACTTCCCGTGACCACATTCTTGTAAAATGGTCTCATACTGTTGAGCCAGCTCCTCTTggtccttcctcctctctccctcggACACCCCAACATCTCTGAACTGCTGATCGCCGGCCCTCACCGAACCTGGGCCTCCAGCCAGGCTGCCTTTGCCTGATTCAGCCCTGGGAATTCCTTGGTACTCGCCCTCGTAGATCTCATCATCCTCATCGTGACCCTCTGTGGAGTCACTGTGGCCACCCTCGTCGTCGTTGGCCGCCTGGCTGTCTCCACGGTAATAGCCTCCGTCCTGACTTCCCTGCATGGGGTAGTCATCGTCATCGTCCTCTTCAAAACGGCTGTAGGAGCGCTTGCTGTACTCATCGCTCATCCGGTCCACTGAACGGCCGACCTTCTTAGATGCTTGACGCTTGACTTCTTTGGCAATGTCTTTGGCGCCTTTTATGAAGGCAGTCCGGTTTTGGTAGCCCTCCTCCATTTTTAAGAGGTTCAGAAGATGCAAAAGTGGTCAAAGACGTAGAGAAGAGGCCACCTGAAGCTTCAGTTTGTTCAGGATACACCTCAAGAGTTGTCAGTCACTTGACTGACAGCAGGCTCTCCTTCTGTCTGAGGAGAAAGCGGAAGTATAAATCAACCTATCTTGTTTATATTTAGTAATCATGCAAGCAGTTAGTGGTAGGTTTCATGGAAAGGCTCTTGAGAATACAGAAATGTTATTAACTGGGccacaaacaaaaagagagtTAGTTCTAGCCTAACGTGGCATTTTGGGTTAAATCAGAAGTCACGAGCCTGAGCATTGTCCTTCACTCAGACTTCAATTTTATGTCCGACATACAGAAGGTGACCAAACAGCTTTCTTTTGTTTAAGAAATATTGCGAAGGTATAGCCGTTCCAATCCCAACGAGATGCCAAAAAACTTGACTAGAACAAAAAAGAGAGCATGTCACCCCGGTTTTAGCATACCTGCACTGGCTCATGGTGTCTTTTGGACTGATTTTGAAGTTCATTTACTTGTTTACAAGGTTCTTAATGATGTGGAAACGGCCTACATCATTAAATCTTTCTCGTATCATCCTCAGGGACTCTTCgatcctctgctgctgttttttttaattcaaacaaTCACACAAATAAGAATATCTGCAGCCTAGGCTTTTTTAACTGTGTATTAGAACGGCAGAATTCTCTAACACAATTAACCACagttgaaaatgtatttattcagcACCGCCATTAACTTACTGTCACttctatttgttttattcttatgttttacatgttttattatatttgcCTTCCTTGTTTTTACACATTTCACACATTCTATTATTTCTAGCATACCCGTTCTTGCTATCTGCTGCGTcttctgtttgttatttatgtcattgtttggttttattgcGCAGTATTTGCCCATGATTTAATTTGCCTGTTTTTATTctcttgtttcttcttcttattgtgaagcactttaaGCGACACcccttgtatgaaaggtgccaTACAAATCAATTTAATGATCATTATTAGTATCAAAAGCATCCTTGCACATTTCTGGTGGCCCATTACAATGGATTCCCGAATGGGCCAACTGGACACAGGGGCCCAAGGCGTCAGGCGGCCCTTGTGCCTGTTACTCCTCTGTCTGGATTAAAATGACAACCTGCAGTAATGTAGTGTATGGGGAGCTGCAGATACAGTCTCTCTGTATAACAGTTAAAAAGACAATATTGGCTCCTGGCGAAGGTGGATAGAAGGTAAAGAAACCAAAGTCAATTGAATAATGTACAACTATTTACTCAGCCTGCATAATACGGCTGTATATGCGACACCGTGGGTCTTGCAAAAGTGTAACAACATCAGCTGGTTGAAACTGGCTGTTGAACAGAGGCTGAAAGATCAGGGCATGCAAATATGGCAAAGTGACACCAGAAGTATGACATTGTGTGATATATATGCAGAATATCAGGTTTGTCTCGACTGCTAAGACACGCTTAATTAAACTGGGATTGATTCGATCGTCACTTTCATAGCACAGCAGAAGTCTACCCCTTGCAAATGTGTTAACAAACCATATTTCACACCCTTTCATGAAAAAGTTAAGACAGAGTCTGCAGAAGGACCTAAAACTCTATTGGACTATCTGTGTtgaacaaaaggaaaacatccattcacacacagctgaaactgTTGCATAATTATGAATCATTAATGCGCCTGTGTGAAACTTCTTTGCACAACTCCTCACCCAGCAATCAGTTCTCATCCATCTATAAAAGATGCCAACTCTGTGTTGGTATTTGCAAGTATGGATCAAAGGGGTCAAAGGCACAAGGAAATGAACAAGGAATGGaataaaatgaattataaaatgttttatattaacAGGGCAGCTCAAAGAAGTGTGCAGCAGGGGTTGTTATCTCTAGTAAAATCATCTTTAGAGAACGAAATTCATGCTGTGATAGTCTTACTTCGGCACAAACTATAATGATGTAAAGTTTCAAAACATGGCAGAGGCATAAAGCACACTGAAGGTTAAACTAGTTCTTATTGATAGctatattttgttgtttgttgtccaTTGTGTAATGATCGATTGGAAGGACATTTTAATTTGACCACGAGTTGTGTTGATTGATggaaatatttgcttttgttttgtgagTGTTAAAGCATTTTGCAAACAAAATCTGTCATTTTGGCCGGCGACCGTTTAGGCTTCTGTGAGAACCGCTTCGAAAATGTAACTTCTGAATGGATAAATGTGCTcaagcaaatgacaaaaaagagcTCCAACTGGAAAACTATCTGTTGCATGAAAACCAAGAGTACAGATAGGCTACTAGTCATTTCAGAGTGGACAACAGCAGACTTCAAAAAGTCATCGGGAGATATAAAGGGCGGGATAGAAACCAGAGGATCTGCACATTCTATAATGACAGTCGCTCTGGAGATGAATATCATATGCTTTTAAAATGTTAGAATATGCCAAAGTATTACTCAAACCTCCCATCTATGTTTAAATTAGTGTTAAATTAGTTATTACAATAAGACAAGCCAAACGTTATTTGTTAAGTGGTTGTCTTTCTTTAAGTAACATTTGATGAAAGTGACACAAAGATGAAGtgactacagagagatgcaaaatgactacagagagtaCAAAGACATATAACcagaacaaaaagacacaaaacaaccagaaaatGTCTACAGAGAGAGGttaaatgacttcaaagagccacaaaatgactgcaggagccaaaatgactacaaagagttgCTTAGAGACTGCAAAGAGACGTATAacaactgaagaaaaaacaaccacaaagcggctacaaagagatgtaaaatgactgcaaggagacacaaaacaaccacagtgacacaaaatggccacaaagagacagagacacaaactacAGAGATgctaaatgactacaaagagtggCTATGTGGCAGCAAAGAGACaaataatgactacaaagagacacaaaacaaccacaaaatgacgacaaagagTTGCTTAGGGGCTGCAAAGAGACGtagaatgactacaaagagccacaaaacaaccacagtgacacaaaatggccacaaagagacacaatataaCTACACAGATGTTAAATGACTCCAAAGAGTAGCTATGCGACAGCAAAGAGACAaataacgactacaaagagacacaatataaCTACACAGATGTTAAATGACTCCAAAGAGTTGCTATGCGATAGCAAAGAGACAaataacgactacaaagagacacaaaacaaccccaaaatgactacaaagagttgCTAAGCCAAAGCCAAACTAAAGCCAAATTTTGAGCGTCAAACACTGCATTCTGATGAATTTTTCGGCACTGATTAGTGcctttttctgcatcagtttatggcataagtgtctttaattttgttcaATTAAAAGTTCTTtgctacttccatgtttttattgagGGAGACGAATGCATCTGCATCCTCCACGCCCTCAAAATTTACACCTActactataaagagacacaaaatgacaacagggacacaaaatgactagaaAGACACACAGTATGGctacagagatgcaaaattaccacaaagagttGCTAAGTGACTCCAAAGAGACatacaatgactacaaagagacccaaaacaatcacaaactgactacaaagagtagCTACACATGAAACAGGGGGTTTGGAGATCCTCTGCCGGAGAGCATCAGATACTTTACTTTACCTTACTTTACTGTGTTGCATTCTGGTGACTTTTTATGTgcttttttctgcatcaatgtaTGGTGTCAATGTCTTTAATTCTGTCAAAATGTAAGTCCTCTGGTACTTTTGAGTTTTTATTGGGGGGGACAAATGCAAATGTTTCCTCCATCCTGAAATCTACAGCTATTTGCTAAGGGAAGAGATGTTTAATGAcgacaaagtgacacaaaatgactgcaaaaagatgtaaaacaacaaaaaaagacacaaaaaaatattctttgttCTTTTGTTCCATCTGGGTGTCTTGTACTTGTGTAGGTGGAGGGTTCATGCCTATTACTTTTCCAGACACATCTTCCTTTGAActgatttttttcctgtcaGCTAACCAAACCACCTAACCAGCCTATAATGATGTGTTTCCAGACTACACCTGTTGCATTTCCATATCAGCCCAGCATGTGCTCACTGCTGAGTCACAGATGGGCCTGAGCAGTAATTACAGGCCGAGACATCAAGCCTTGAATGGTGAGAGGGATTTTTATTGGATGTGTCTTGGTGTGGAAATGCCCTGAAAGCCTCAGATCAAGTTATTTGTGAAGAGCTGCAGTGCGTGACCATGAGCCGAATGTAATGTGACTGATATGATGCTCCAAAGGATAGGTCTTCACTGTTTATGTGGTCATCCCATGTATTAACACCtctttattatttctttaaagGACAGCTCAAAAAATCCTGCATTAAATGTGAGTTTTTCAGTAGCTTAGGTGATTAAATAATACATTAAC
This genomic window contains:
- the LOC125905168 gene encoding synaptic vesicle glycoprotein 2A-like, encoding MEEGYQNRTAFIKGAKDIAKEVKRQASKKVGRSVDRMSDEYSKRSYSRFEEDDDDDYPMQGSQDGGYYRGDSQAANDDEGGHSDSTEGHDEDDEIYEGEYQGIPRAESGKGSLAGGPGSVRAGDQQFRDVGVSEGERRKDQEELAQQYETILQECGHGKFQWTLYFVLGLALMADGVEIFVVGFVLPSAEKDMCLSEPNKSMLGLIVYFGMMVGAFLWGALADRIGRRQSLLISLSINSIFSFFSSFVQGYSTFLFCRLLSGVGIGGSIPIVFSYYSEFLSQEKRGEHLSWLCMFWMIGGIYASAMAWGIIPHYGWSFQMGSAYQFHSWRVFVLVCAFPSVAAIAALSAMPESPRFYLENGKHDEGWMILKLVHDTNMRAKGYPERVFSVTTIKTVKQMDELVDTGTDTPVWQRYRLKIMSLSAQIRNNILACFRPEYKRTTFMLMAVWFSMSFSYYGLTVWFPDMIKYIQKQEYESRTKTFTKERVEHITFNFTLENQVHRQGHYFNDKFLNLKMKSMVFEDSVFEECYFEDITSTHTFFRNCTFIASLFYNTDLFKYRFVNCKLVNSTFLHNKEGCMLDFSDDFNNAYMIYFVNFLGTLAVLPGNIVSALLMDKIGRLRMLAGSSVISCISCFFLMFGNSESGMIALLCLFGGISIASWNALDVITVELYPSDKRTTAFGFLNALCKLAAVLGISIFQSFVGITKAVPILFAAGALAAGSFLATKLPETRGQVLQ